The genomic DNA GGCCGAGCCGGTTTTACCGGACTTTGAGGAGAAATTGATGATCTTTCCTTCTTTCCGCTTCTTCATGGCCGGTAAGACTCCCTGGATGCAATACAGGGTACCGTACACATTGACTCGAAAGACTCTCTCGAGAATCTCCGGCGTCACCTCCTCCAGCGGTCTCTGGTCCACCAGCCCGGCACAGTTCACCAGGGCATACGCGGATCCGATGGAAGTCAGAATTTCGCTGAAACAATCCAATACCGCGGGCCGCCTGGTAATGTCGACCACAAATCCGGTGGCTTCATGCCCGGCCTTTTTCAAATCTTCTGCCCGATCCACCACGCCGGGACGGCTATCGATCAAGGCCACTTTGGCGCCAATCCGGGCATAATGCTGCGCTATCGCCAGACCGATGCTTCCCGCCGCTCCGGTGACCACACACGTTTTACCGCGCAACCGATCATGACTAGTGCTCATATGTTAATTCCTCCTGGTGGATTGAACGCCTGGTCGCTGCGTCGCTACA from Atribacteraceae bacterium includes the following:
- a CDS encoding SDR family oxidoreductase, whose amino-acid sequence is MSTSHDRLRGKTCVVTGAAGSIGLAIAQHYARIGAKVALIDSRPGVVDRAEDLKKAGHEATGFVVDITRRPAVLDCFSEILTSIGSAYALVNCAGLVDQRPLEEVTPEILERVFRVNVYGTLYCIQGVLPAMKKRKEGKIINFSSKSGKTGSALLIPYSAAKGAVIALTQALACEVASYNIKVNCLCPGITEATGVWSEVSKGYIHNLNLPEQEVVKQFTEKIPLKRLARIDDIVDFVDFLTVKGEYCTGQAFNISGGREMH